A part of Atribacterota bacterium genomic DNA contains:
- a CDS encoding ComEA family DNA-binding protein has protein sequence DVSTENTLININSADSSQLASLPGIGPALAQRILDYRKNNGFFQNAEDIMNVVGIGEKRFESIKEHITAY, from the coding sequence GATGTCTCAACAGAAAATACACTAATTAATATTAACTCGGCGGATTCCAGTCAGCTGGCTTCCTTGCCCGGGATAGGACCTGCTTTAGCTCAAAGAATTTTAGATTATCGAAAAAACAATGGTTTTTTCCAAAATGCTGAGGATATTATGAATGTTGTTGGAATTGGAGAAAAGAGGTTTGAAAGTATAAAGGAGCATA